In Miscanthus floridulus cultivar M001 chromosome 8, ASM1932011v1, whole genome shotgun sequence, the sequence TCTCCATGTCCTCAAAGGCGAGCTCCCTTTCTCCAGCCCCTGTGTCGTGGGCCATGAGATCACCGGAGAGGTTGTCGACCATGGCACGCACACTCCTGCTGAGATCATCAACAGGTATAGTATATCCATGACAGAGCCACTACTGCCTGAAATGACAGATTTGTTGGTACCATACACCACCAGGGGCTTGTAATTCAGTTCGTCAGGCATCAGGCGCTGTCTTCGTTTCAGAATTCATGGTTCCCTTTCTGAAAACGTTTTAGGTTCCCAGTCGGGAGTCATGTTGTCGGCGCGTTCATAATGCCATGTGGGAACTGCTTCTACTGTGTTAAGGTACAGCCTCTTCGTTGAATTATGGCATCCCTTTCTTTTCTCTCCTGTCTCTATGCTTTTTCTTGCTTATGCAGTTATGCTCACGTGCATTGATTTGATACAGGGCCAAGAAGATCTGTGCGAGTCTTTCTTTGCATATAATCGTGCAAAGGGGACGCTCTATGATGGTGAAACACGGCTGTTTCTAAGGGGCAATGGTAACCTGAGGAAACATATTCTCATCATACATCAGTAGCACTGCAGTATTATTGTACTAGGCTCTGAAATTTTCCATCTGCAGGGAAACCGGTGTACATGTACAGTATGGGAGGGCTTGCAGAGTATTGCATCGTGCCAGCCAATGCGCTTGCAGTTCTCCCTGACTCGTTGCCATACACAGAATCAGCGATTTTAGGATGTGCAGTGTTTACCGCGTATGGTGCCCTGAGGCATGCTGCTGAAATGCGGGCGGGTGATTCGGTAGCTGTGATTGGAGTTGGAGGGGTTGGATCAAGGTCAGCTGATGCCTGATAAATTTGAGAACCTTTCTCCATTTATTTTTGGGACTATGAATGCACAGACATGACCATTCTTCCTCCCTCTTACTTGTATCTTAAAAGTAGATCTTTTGTTTTGCAGCTGTTTACAGATAGCAAAAGCCTTTGGAGCTTCCGAAGTCATTGCAGTGGATGTTCTTGATGAGAAACTCCAGAACGCTAGAACACTTGGCGCAACCCACACTGTAAATGCAGCAAAAGAGGATGCTGTTGAAAGGATAAAGGTATGTGTCGATTGTCAAAGTTTGTGATCTATCAATGAAGTTCAGAAACTAGTTCTATATATCTACTTCATTATAAGTCCTGCCATTGCTTATCTTGTGTTTTttcagtttttctttttcttcaaggGGGCTATGTTAAAATGTGCATATTGAACTTTTCAGCTATATATTGATCCTACTCAGATGTGAATGCCTTGCTGTTCACAGGAAATTACTGATGGTAGGGGTGTGGATGTGGCTATAGAGGCACTTGGTAAGGCATTAACATTTTCCCAGTGCGCCAAAAGCGTACGTGATGGAGGCAAAGCtgttatgatcgggcttgctgcAGTAAACGTAATGGGGGAGGTCGATATAACCCGTCTTGTCCGACGACAGGTTCGCAATCGGCTGGCTTCCACCTTtgtattgcattgcatgcatggttccttgttcatcttctcatGTTTACTTGGAACCAGGTGAAAATCATTGGTTCATACGGCGCAAGGGCCAGGCAAGATCTTCCTCAGATAGTGAAGCTCGCGGAGAGTGGCGCCTTCAATCTCCAGAACACCATATCAAGGAAATGCAAGTTTGAGGAGGTGAATGGCGCCTACGAGGATCTCAATCAGGGCAAGATCGTCGGGCGAGCTGTCGTTGAGATCATGGAGTGATGACTGACGAGGTGATCAACCCTGTGGTTCCAAGCCTGGGTCACACAATAATAAAGTGCGCGTGCTCTTTGACAGCATTGTCAAAATCCGTTAATGAGAAGATGACCGAGCTGTATATGGAGATGCGCACTGTGTGCGTGTGACAAAGTGTGTTACTGGAATTAACATTTGCCCTTGTTATTTCTGTTCAGAATGAAAATTTACTGTTGCAAGGAATCTGATCTGTTTCCTGAATACCAACCAGTTCCTGAGCCTACACCGATAAACAACTGTAGTTATGAACTGTTAGGCCACCTTACCAATTATCCTTCAGAAAACAACGCAACAAAATGATTCCACAAACTAACCGTCAACTCTGGAAGCCATAAAATGAAAACCATCAGGGCAAGGAATGCCAACCGAGTTTACACTACATAGTCAAAAGCATCAGCTACAAAACTTTACCAAGGCCTGTGTATCTTGCTCACAGATCACAGATCATCGGATTGAAAACACCAGCCAAATTTTTCCTAAAACATGTAACATAAATGGGCTTGAACTAGAGCCACTACGATAGTATGTGGGCACTCGACCGGATCCTTGGCCAACAAAAGCATGTGATTGCCTCAATCTTCTATCCTCTTATAGAAAAGAAGGAAAGCCTCGTGCTTGAGGACTTCGTCTAGAGAGACTTCTGTGACGGTATCATTGTCTGCACAGAACCATGAGGAAGAAGGGCTGCTGCTCGGCTCCTGCTCACTTGCAATCCTGCTT encodes:
- the LOC136472407 gene encoding uncharacterized protein, which codes for MAMSASSSSSRALLRRIGGALLRRSFSDATAGPDSAAAGYHVAGGPSYMRGAVFWEPGRPLTLEEFRMPRPKAGELLIKTKACGVCHSDLHVLKGELPFSSPCVVGHEITGEVVDHGTHTPAEIINRFPVGSHVVGAFIMPCGNCFYCVKGQEDLCESFFAYNRAKGTLYDGETRLFLRGNGKPVYMYSMGGLAEYCIVPANALAVLPDSLPYTESAILGCAVFTAYGALRHAAEMRAGDSVAVIGVGGVGSSCLQIAKAFGASEVIAVDVLDEKLQNARTLGATHTVNAAKEDAVERIKEITDGRGVDVAIEALGKALTFSQCAKSVRDGGKAVMIGLAAVNVMGEVDITRLVRRQVKIIGSYGARARQDLPQIVKLAESGAFNLQNTISRKCKFEEVNGAYEDLNQGKIVGRAVVEIME